In Polaribacter pacificus, the genomic window AGTCGATCAAGTAGAAGTACAGGTGCTTGATTTAAACGATTTTCCTTTGCCTATTTACGGTATTGATGAAGAAAAAGAAAATGGAATACCTTTAAATGCGAAAGCGTTTTTAGAACATTTACACAGTGCAGATGGTATTGTTTTATCGCTGGCAGAACACAATGGTAATTTCTCTACTGCTTTTAAAAACCTCTTTGATTGGATGTCTCGAATTCAGAAAAACTTTTGGAATAAGGTTCCAATGTTGTTGTTGAGCACCTCTCCAGGAGCCAATGGGGCCAAATCAGTTTTGGGAATTGCTAAGAATGGTTTTCCACATATGGGAGGCAACATTGTTGCTGATTTTTCTTTGCCAACGTTTAATAACAATTTTTTAGAAGATCAGTTGGTGGATGCTTCTTTGCAAGAACAGTTAGATGCAGCGCTTTTAGAGTTTAAAAAGCACCTTTAAAAATAACAGTATGCCGCTTTGTAACGATAATCATAAAAATACAATCTTCATAGGATAAAAGACATGGGAGATATTTCTAAAGATATACAATCAACGTTTAAGAACAATAAAATCAAAGCGTTTATCAATCTCAAGTATACAACGCACTGGTTAATGAGCAAGGAGAATGAATTTTTTAAACCCTATGGCATATCGCCACAACAATATAATATTTTAAGAATTCTACGAGGAGCAGCCAATGAAATTAAAGTGCAAACCGTAAAAGAACGAATGATAGAACGGGCTCCAAATGCCACCAGATTGATGGATAAATTATGTGACAAAAATTTGATCGAGCGTTTTCGATGTGAGGAAGATAGAAGGGTAGTCTTTGTAAAAATATCGAAAGTCGGAACTGGACTCTTAAAAGATATAGATGCTAGTTTAAAAATGGATTTTTTAGACAAGCTTTCTGATTCTGAAGCCTTAACCCTAAGTAATTTATTAGATAAAATTAGGTAATCATCATGCTTAAAAAAATTACATACACAGCTCAAAGTCCTTTGGTTTCTATGGGACCTCTTAGGTTAAGACAGCCTATTCCAAATCAAGAAATGGAACAAATAGACCCATTTTTGCTACTACATCACTATGGCCCATATGTCATTAGTGAATTTAACAATCCTTTTGATCTTGGACCGCACCCACATCGAGGTTTTGAACCGATTACACTTTTATTTAAAGGAGAGCAATTACACAGAGATTCTTTAGGGAA contains:
- a CDS encoding NADPH-dependent FMN reductase, translated to MKKIIAFAGSNSKESINKKLAVYAANRVDQVEVQVLDLNDFPLPIYGIDEEKENGIPLNAKAFLEHLHSADGIVLSLAEHNGNFSTAFKNLFDWMSRIQKNFWNKVPMLLLSTSPGANGAKSVLGIAKNGFPHMGGNIVADFSLPTFNNNFLEDQLVDASLQEQLDAALLEFKKHL
- a CDS encoding MarR family winged helix-turn-helix transcriptional regulator yields the protein MGDISKDIQSTFKNNKIKAFINLKYTTHWLMSKENEFFKPYGISPQQYNILRILRGAANEIKVQTVKERMIERAPNATRLMDKLCDKNLIERFRCEEDRRVVFVKISKVGTGLLKDIDASLKMDFLDKLSDSEALTLSNLLDKIR